A single region of the Polyodon spathula isolate WHYD16114869_AA chromosome 12, ASM1765450v1, whole genome shotgun sequence genome encodes:
- the LOC121324426 gene encoding homeobox protein Hox-B10a-like, with protein MSCSERPVFSSFSVHSLISGGAKGPPCTASQPAGFVQDYRVQNYWGSVPSPTKAGEMNHHHHLQQQQQQHDVGLPARQFLQGMVNWAEHPHASRGQQLGPCPYTNSNGKDESSYFFFDTDKPSKPLPDVSAFTRLMSEMGSLSSASEPIQGCFRPDQSYTAVKPVEYTQHHIPPAAHSLSSNSVAVTRLFSLSYPEPQQLCTDSDKRDSDDLSVCDSVRLPQKTNNNNNTKKQEAEGHLLQQEPPSQFPEDDKTLGQDTQEHTGGENATSSWLTAKAGRKKRSPYSKHQTLELEKEFLFNMYLTRERRLEISRGVDLTDRQVKIWFQNRRMKLKKMSREHRVRDRTVHFPYESSGI; from the exons ATGTCATGCTCCGAAAGACCCGTTTTCAGCTCGTTTTCGGTTCACTCTTTAATAAGTGGAGGTGCTAAGGGGCCACCCTGCACCGCCAGTCAACCGGCAGGTTTTGTCCAAGACTACCGTGTCCAAAATTATTGGGGATCAGTGCCAAGTCCAACCAAAGCGGGGGAAATGAATCATCACCAccacctccagcagcagcagcagcagcacgaCGTGGGGTTGCCTGCGCGCCAGTTCCTCCAGGGGATGGTGAACTGGGCAGAGCACCCCCATGCCAGCCGCGGACAGCAGCTCGGTCCTTGCCCCTACACCAACTCTAACGGAAAAGACGAGTCCTCCTATTTCTTTTTTGACACAGACAAACCTTCAAAACCTTTGCCAGACGTTTCCGCCTTTACGAGGCTAATGTCAGAGATGGGCTCCCTGAGCAGCGCCAGCGAACCAATTCAAGGCTGCTTCCGTCCAGACCAGTCCTACACTGCCGTCAAACCCGTCGAATACACCCAGCACCACATACCTCCCGCTGCCCACTCGCTCTCGTCAAACTCTGTGGCGGTCACTCGGCTGTTTAGTTTAAGCTACCCAGAGCCACAGCAGCTGTGCACAGATTCTGATAAACGGGACAGCGACGACCTGTCTGTTTGTGATTCTGTCCGTCTACCTCAGAAaaccaataacaataacaacacgAAGAAGCAGGAAGCCGAGGGACATTTACTGCAACAGGAGCCCCCTTCACAGTTTCCTGAAGACGACAAAACTCTTGGCCAGGATACGCAAG AGCACACGGGGGGTGAAAATGCAACAAGCAGCTGGCTGACAGCAAAGGCTGGAAGGAAAAAGAGAAGCCCTTACAGCAAACACCAGACCCTGGAGCTGGAGAAGGAGTTCCTGTTCAACATGTACCTGACTCGAGAGCGCCGCCTAGAGATCAGCCGCGGCGTCGACCTCACAGACAGGCAGGTCAAAATCTGGTTCCAGAACCGCAGGATGAAACTGAAAAAGATGAGCCGGGAGCACAGGGTCCGAGATCGGACCGTACACTTCCCATATGAGTCCAGTGGAATCTGA